Proteins found in one Crassostrea angulata isolate pt1a10 chromosome 3, ASM2561291v2, whole genome shotgun sequence genomic segment:
- the LOC128175325 gene encoding uncharacterized protein LOC128175325 encodes MALQEMSESVYVGMCHKIGTPQKVTSRRDIVDMKELFNNQNGVGGSMRSGSMREGFRFSDSDVDTMFWPTNLRVIWDFSQSEYYNIHRRTLILCDSSESPAGFTLLWLPLERAGQIVLSSCVRMNGRLYISSSKFRENMCESIDPNSRIHGPCSSGTRGPKEVSLEYDDAFCFASDFWPPSASSWIDRCHSWPPPHVVNDIVRNECHFVAIGHKLGNHEDKEWRISFSQAEYKLVCSMNHTQFLTYGLLKLFLKEIINNALGDEDKLLCSYHMKTAVFWAIQQNTLPQWCPQNLLAGFWVCFKLLLKWVYEGISPNFFIPENNMFLSKIHGQAQTSLFSRLYGLYEKGIALLLHSPSIRSSIIDVLCNPRLTVCTDEHTLISEAEFDVELFSEIRSKDSLHTSDLQLCMKYLHTVEQLIGSPLSQYQVVSLQKHTATILQYTAFILHNMCTNTGVNKQVYIADKMSCHMLKLAAKFGCVSDMLYIAMYYYKTLRYREALSVIEMTKVKLAQPYLMYNRHVDRERYTEAVGGHSWSTKMRQAVAMAISLHNEICYINELIPEQQSSRQNGGPAWYIPPHVLLHMLEFLSSRHVDTMRAQTALDDLQVLVHHDQGLYVNYLERDISLEILGICQQITGNLQAALYSYQQSLRQYPWNKIQTATTQRIHELQF; translated from the coding sequence ATGGCTCTTCAGGAAATGTCTGAGTCAGTGTATGTGGGGATGTGTCACAAGATAGGGACCCCACAAAAGGTGACCTCCAGGAGAGATATAGTGGATATGAAGGAGCTGTTCAACAATCAAAATGGTGTGGGGGGATCAATGAGGAGTGGAAGTATGAGAGAAGGATTTAGATTTAGTGATTCAGATGTAGACACTATGTTCTGGCCAACTAACCTCCGAGTGATCTGGGACTTCTCTCAGTCTGAGTATTACAACATACACAGACGGACACTGATTCTCTGTGACAGTTCTGAGAGTCCAGCAGGATTTACGTTACTTTGGTTACCATTGGAAAGAGCTGGACAGATAGTGTTGTCATCGTGTGTGAGGATGAATGGGAGACTCTATATATCAAGTTCTAAATTCAGAGAGAACATGTGTGAATCAATCGATCCTAATAGCAGGATACATGGACCATGTAGCAGTGGAACAAGAGGTCCAAAAGAAGTTTCACTAGAATACGATGATGCTTTTTGTTTTGCCAGTGATTTTTGGCCCCCCTCTGCCTCCTCATGGATAGACAGATGTCACTCATGGCCCCCACCTCATGTTGTCAATGACATAGTTAGAAATGAATGTcactttgtagcaataggacacAAACTAGGAAATCATGAAGATAAAGAATGGAGAATTTCTTTCTCTCAGGCAGAGTACAAACTTGTGTGTTCAATGAATCATACACAGTTCTTAACTTATggtttgttaaaattgttcttaaaggaaataattaACAATGCATTAGGAGATGAAGATAAACTACTGTGTTCCTACCACATGAAAACAGCTGTTTTTTGGGCcattcaacaaaacacattacCTCAGTGGTGTCCACAAAATCTCCTGGCCGGTTTCTGGGTCTGCTTCAAACTTCTCCTTAAATGGGTGTATGAAGGAATTAGTCCAAACTTTTTCATTCCAGAAAACAACATGTTTCTGAGCAAAATCCATGGCCAAGCACAAACAAGTTTATTCAGCCGACTGTATGGGTTGTATGAGAAGGGTATAGCATTGCTGCTACACAGTCCCTCCATCAGGTCCTCTATCATTGATGTCCTCTGTAATCCCAGACTCACGGTGTGTACTGATGAACACACTCTGATCTCTGAGGCTGAGTTTGATGTAGAATTATTTAGTGAAATACGTAGTAAAGATTCACTACACACATCAGACCTACAGCTCTGTATGAAGTACCTACACACAGTAGAACAGTTAATAGGTTCTCCCCTGTCACAGTATCAAGTTGTAAGTTTACAGAAACATACAGCCACCATCCTTCAGTACACTGCTtttatattacacaacatgtGCACAAACACAGGTGTCAACAAACAGGTGTATATTGCAGACAAAATGTCCTGTCACATGCTGAAATTAGCAGCCAAGTTTGGGTGTGTTTCTGACATGTTGTACAttgccatgtattattacaagacaCTCAGATACAGGGAAGCTTTATCTGTTATAGAGATGACAAAGGTCAAGTTAGCACAGCCATATCTGATGTATAATAGACATGTAGACAGAGAGAGGTATACTGAGGCTGTAGGGGGACATTCCTGGTCTACAAAGATGAGACAGGCTGTAGCTATGGCTATCAGCCTTCACAATGAAATATGTTATATTAACGAACTTATACCAGAACAACAGTCTAGTAGACAAAACGGAGGGCCTGCATGGTATATTCCTCCCCATGTACTGTTACACATGTTAGAGTTTTTAAGTTCTAGACATGTTGACACAATGAGAGCACAAACAGCTCTAGATGATCTACAAGTCCTAGTCCACCATGATCAGGGACTGTATGTAAATTATTTAGAGAGAGATATCTCCTTGGAGatcctggggatctgtcaacagatcacaGGGAACCTCCAGGCTGCCCTGTACTCATACCAACAGTCACTCAGACAATATCCATGGAATAAAATACAAACTGCTACCACACAGAGAATCCATGAGTTACAATTTTAA